In the genome of Dermacentor silvarum isolate Dsil-2018 unplaced genomic scaffold, BIME_Dsil_1.4 Seq701, whole genome shotgun sequence, one region contains:
- the LOC125941953 gene encoding uncharacterized protein LOC125941953, with protein MSDELRRVGAVASHMATRLANPFDSDRTGPGVEATPAVAALLTSSQPGRSTDADDADMQCDDLWQWELPHTQDEVAMDDPAPQSGEAARPVSHQATRPASPPAAAAPSEVLPAAVATVPPARRKRRLDASGPSSSRDDAVKSELVARLAAISKDAQQKSKEHFLRMKVTRKDHELRMQLAHDEHNDRLQKREAEHSQVMENLKAKKALIELKIKLLQKQNE; from the exons ATGAGTGATGAGTTGCGGAGGGTTGGTGCGGTGGCATCACATATGGCCACACGTCTGGCAAAccccttcgacagcgaccggacGGGGCCTGGAGTGGAGGCCACACCAGCTGTAGCAGCACTGCTGACTTCGTCGCAGCCGGGACGAAGCACTGATGCAGATG ATGCCGACATGCAGTGTGACGACTTGTGGCAATGGGAGTTGCCACACACCCAAGATGAAGTGGCCATGGACGATCCAGCGCCACAAAGTGGTGAAGCTGCTCGGCCAGTTAGCCATCAAGCAACTCGGCCAGCATCACCCCCAGCTGCAGCTGCGCCAAGTGAAGTTCTGCCAGCTGCTGTGGCAACGGTGCCACCAGCCCGCCGTAAAAGGCGATTAGATGCTAGCGGGCCGTCCAGTTCGAGGGATGACGCCGTGAAGAGCGAGCTCGTTGCTCGGCTTGCTGCCATCTCAAAAGATGCGCAGCAAAAGAGCAAAGAGCACTTTCTTCGCATGAAGGTAACTCGTAAGGACCATGAACTTCGCATGCAGCTCGCTCATGATGAGCATAATGACAGATTGCAGAAAAGAGAGGCAGAACATTCGCAAGTGATGGAAAACTTAAAAGCTAAAAAGGCCCTTATTGAGCTTAAGATAAAGCTTCTGCAAAAACAAAACGAATAA